From one uncultured Methanobrevibacter sp. genomic stretch:
- a CDS encoding TrmB family transcriptional regulator: MDENISVLKGLGLTMYEAQAYLTLTSLISSTASEVAEKSGIPRSKIYDVLKGLIKKNYIDVEDGRPLTYNVKSPVEVLGREKEKIDSQIDDTITRLTNIYENGMSQVQAPIWRIYGVEKIISQEIEIIKRAKNTVNMRIGFLFEGEGEALIKAFKKKRGLKVNILSSPTCYINENEVNIIKMFKDSNINVQKADIPFVKVLISDSKEMMHTYTKFSEDKRYVIPETAIGIWNKYEDVARNYDERFMNQLEKIKRKQKIDMEKNKKK; the protein is encoded by the coding sequence ATGGACGAGAATATATCTGTATTAAAAGGATTAGGACTTACAATGTATGAAGCTCAAGCATATTTAACACTCACCTCATTAATTTCATCAACAGCAAGTGAAGTGGCTGAAAAATCAGGCATCCCTCGCAGTAAAATATATGATGTGTTGAAGGGATTAATCAAGAAAAATTACATTGATGTTGAAGATGGAAGACCTCTGACCTACAATGTTAAATCCCCAGTCGAAGTGTTGGGCCGTGAAAAAGAAAAAATTGACTCACAAATTGACGATACAATAACAAGACTAACTAACATATATGAAAACGGAATGAGTCAAGTTCAAGCACCAATATGGAGGATATATGGCGTTGAAAAAATCATCAGCCAAGAAATAGAAATCATAAAAAGAGCAAAAAACACAGTTAACATGAGAATTGGATTTTTATTTGAAGGAGAAGGCGAGGCCCTAATTAAGGCATTTAAGAAAAAACGTGGTTTGAAAGTGAATATACTATCTTCACCTACATGTTACATTAATGAAAATGAAGTTAATATCATTAAAATGTTTAAGGACAGTAATATTAATGTTCAAAAGGCAGATATTCCATTTGTAAAGGTTCTGATTTCCGATTCAAAAGAAATGATGCATACCTATACCAAGTTTTCAGAAGATAAACGTTATGTAATACCTGAAACTGCAATTGGAATCTGGAACAAATACGAAGACGTTGCAAGAAACTATGACGAAAGGTTTATGAATCAATTAGAAAAAATCAAAAGAAAACAAAAAATAGATATGGAAAAAAATAAAAAGAAGTAA
- a CDS encoding DUF6056 family protein, with the protein MMNYNFKKYSPIILFVALMFILHLIMGFNGDDIKYAKILNNQTLIDYVNFRYYNWSSRIIIDTVLAILARQNMIIWKILDIVIYTCGVYYLIKLVNKNYSKKIAYLGVLLFLMYPFYEMASAGWISTTLNYSWCFAFGMISFIPLIYEYHGEKVNKYVYIVSFLALLYATNQEQSGALIFGFNLLYLLYSVINKKGINKFNLLATVISAVALIFVLTCPGNSIRFAQEVSYWYPEFANFTILQKSYLGLVTTFGNLIEQKVIFPLFYIILSVGALIRSQNKYFKYFCYFNIVFVLFITIFNTFIDISVLETSLKSLGSVPNVIKSSPLMLIPQIFKQIVNIVPFITDTLKLFTYEGLPKVGINSIAIVIISLYFLISSCAMIVKAFPKNLFPLFIFLGGFLSRFIVGFSPVIFPSGARVTIFLYFALIAITLMLIKNLYDENRIPDKWQFILEKTLLVIAVLNYLIVFAISFMKYGIF; encoded by the coding sequence ATGATGAATTACAATTTTAAAAAATATTCTCCAATAATCCTTTTTGTTGCGTTAATGTTTATATTGCATTTGATTATGGGGTTTAATGGGGATGATATTAAATATGCTAAAATCCTAAATAATCAGACTTTAATAGATTATGTTAATTTTAGATATTATAACTGGTCTTCCAGAATAATTATAGATACTGTTTTGGCAATTTTAGCCCGTCAAAACATGATTATCTGGAAAATCTTGGATATTGTGATTTACACATGTGGAGTTTACTATCTTATTAAATTAGTAAATAAAAACTATTCAAAAAAGATTGCCTATTTGGGAGTTCTCTTGTTTTTGATGTATCCGTTTTATGAAATGGCAAGTGCTGGATGGATTTCAACAACTCTTAACTATTCTTGGTGTTTTGCATTTGGAATGATTTCATTTATTCCCCTAATCTATGAGTATCATGGTGAAAAAGTAAATAAATATGTATACATAGTTTCATTTTTGGCACTTTTATACGCTACAAACCAGGAGCAGAGCGGTGCATTAATATTTGGATTTAACCTGTTGTATCTGTTATACTCTGTAATCAACAAAAAAGGAATAAACAAATTTAATCTGCTTGCAACAGTAATATCTGCAGTGGCACTGATTTTTGTATTAACATGTCCTGGAAACAGCATAAGATTTGCACAGGAAGTTTCATACTGGTATCCTGAATTTGCAAATTTCACAATCCTTCAAAAATCATATCTGGGTCTTGTTACAACATTTGGAAACCTGATTGAGCAAAAGGTCATATTTCCGTTATTTTATATTATTTTAAGTGTCGGTGCATTGATTCGTTCACAAAACAAATACTTCAAATACTTCTGTTACTTTAACATTGTCTTTGTATTGTTCATAACAATATTCAATACATTCATTGACATTTCCGTTTTAGAAACTTCTCTAAAATCTCTTGGAAGTGTTCCGAATGTTATTAAAAGTTCTCCATTAATGTTGATTCCGCAGATATTCAAACAGATTGTCAATATAGTTCCGTTCATCACAGATACATTAAAGCTGTTTACCTATGAAGGCCTTCCAAAGGTTGGTATAAACTCAATTGCTATTGTAATAATATCATTGTATTTCCTGATTAGCAGCTGTGCAATGATTGTCAAAGCATTTCCTAAAAATTTATTCCCTCTGTTCATATTCCTTGGAGGATTCCTTTCTAGATTTATTGTTGGATTTTCTCCTGTGATATTTCCTTCAGGTGCAAGAGTTACAATCTTTTTGTATTTTGCATTAATAGCAATAACTTTAATGCTTATTAAAAATTTATATGATGAAAATAGAATTCCTGATAAGTGGCAGTTTATTTTAGAAAAAACACTGCTTGTAATTGCAGTTTTAAATTATCTGATAGTATTTGCAATTTCATTCATGAAATATGGAATTTTTTAA
- a CDS encoding class I SAM-dependent methyltransferase yields the protein MKQCIENPNDVNWPAYWAERLEGKTNKDWDKAAQGFFKRTRKDDYNDALFDMLILSENDTVLDVGCGEGSITIPLSKKVKNVIGLDSSPKMLEYLEKRAHENNADNIETILKPIEEIKYEEIGNVDVVVCSRSLNGIIPIEDVLCELDKIANKYVFITIFGPENKKIEKDFEKELGKKTEDFPDYNYFFNILFNMGIYANVQRFDLNNYREYDSIAEAMDNGKFRLDLYNDKEKELLKEYLERILTYDSKTEKYYNVKDKADWIMVWWKK from the coding sequence ATGAAACAGTGCATTGAAAATCCGAATGATGTAAACTGGCCAGCTTATTGGGCTGAAAGACTGGAAGGTAAAACTAATAAAGATTGGGACAAAGCTGCTCAGGGATTCTTTAAAAGAACACGAAAAGACGATTACAACGATGCATTATTTGACATGTTAATCCTCAGTGAAAATGATACCGTCTTAGATGTGGGCTGCGGTGAAGGATCAATAACCATACCCCTGTCAAAAAAAGTAAAAAATGTAATTGGATTAGATTCCTCACCCAAAATGCTAGAATATTTGGAAAAACGAGCTCATGAAAATAATGCAGACAATATTGAAACAATATTAAAACCAATTGAAGAGATAAAATATGAAGAGATTGGAAATGTTGATGTTGTTGTGTGTTCAAGGTCTTTGAATGGAATAATACCTATCGAAGATGTTTTATGTGAATTAGATAAGATTGCTAACAAATATGTGTTCATAACAATTTTTGGACCGGAAAATAAAAAAATCGAAAAGGACTTTGAAAAAGAGCTTGGTAAAAAAACCGAAGATTTTCCTGATTACAACTACTTCTTTAACATATTGTTTAATATGGGAATTTATGCCAATGTTCAGCGCTTTGATTTGAATAACTACCGTGAATATGACAGCATTGCAGAAGCAATGGACAACGGTAAATTTAGACTTGATTTATACAATGATAAAGAAAAAGAGCTTTTAAAAGAGTATCTGGAAAGAATATTAACATATGATAGTAAAACTGAAAAATATTATAACGTTAAAGACAAAGCAGACTGGATAATGGTTTGGTGGAAAAAATAA
- a CDS encoding cupin domain-containing protein, with translation MSEDLKAKPLDIQFLLDYQKDSVVSREIIKKELGTVTFFAFDQGQGLSEHSAPFDAMVQVIDGEAEITISGVKKTVKAGQIIIMPANEPHALQAENSPYKMILTMIKSD, from the coding sequence GTGAGTGAAGATCTAAAAGCAAAACCTTTGGATATTCAGTTTTTGCTTGATTATCAAAAAGATAGTGTAGTCAGTCGTGAAATAATTAAAAAAGAATTGGGGACTGTTACATTTTTTGCTTTTGATCAAGGTCAAGGCCTATCAGAGCATTCAGCACCATTTGATGCGATGGTTCAGGTAATTGACGGTGAAGCTGAAATAACAATTTCTGGTGTAAAAAAAACTGTTAAAGCAGGTCAAATAATTATCATGCCTGCAAATGAACCTCATGCTCTTCAAGCTGAAAACAGTCCATATAAAATGATTTTAACCATGATTAAAAGTGATTAA
- the hcp gene encoding hydroxylamine reductase — MSEGLDMFCYQCSQTAKGTGCTVSGVCGKKPTVARLQDNLIFTMKGISAYNYNANVLGKNDPEIDAFLTKGLYTTLTNVNFDVEDLVGLALEAGEKSVAVMRLLKDAHIEAYGEPQPVEVKVGAQEGPAIIVTGHDLKALEELLKQVEGTDIKVYTHSEMLPAHGYPGLNKYKNLAGQLGGAWHDQRTIFKKYNAAIVGTSNCVLPALDSYKERMFTMDVAKLEGVKTVEDYDFSEVIECAKSLGGLEAEELTTITTGWSAGAIVEHADAIKKLVEEGKIRRFFVVGGCDKAAKHNDYYREFVQNLPQDTVILTLACGKYKFNDLDLGDIEGIPRLLDVGQCNDTIVAVDVAVALCELFDMELNELPLTIVLSWMEQKAAAVLWALLYLGKTDMWIGPVLPAWCNEDILNVLVGNYNLTPTSGDAIADIKTIMGE; from the coding sequence ATGTCAGAAGGTTTAGATATGTTTTGTTATCAATGTTCCCAGACTGCTAAAGGTACTGGTTGTACAGTAAGTGGAGTTTGTGGTAAAAAACCAACCGTAGCAAGATTACAAGATAATTTAATCTTTACTATGAAAGGTATAAGTGCATACAACTACAATGCAAATGTTTTAGGCAAAAATGATCCGGAAATCGATGCATTTTTAACCAAAGGATTATACACTACTTTAACCAACGTTAACTTTGATGTGGAAGATTTAGTTGGATTAGCTTTAGAAGCTGGTGAAAAAAGTGTAGCAGTAATGAGATTGCTCAAAGACGCACACATCGAAGCTTACGGCGAACCACAACCTGTGGAAGTTAAAGTTGGAGCACAGGAAGGTCCGGCAATTATCGTAACAGGTCATGACCTAAAAGCATTGGAAGAGTTATTAAAACAAGTGGAAGGAACTGATATTAAAGTTTACACTCACTCTGAAATGTTGCCTGCTCACGGATATCCTGGACTTAATAAATACAAAAACCTGGCAGGTCAGTTAGGTGGAGCATGGCATGATCAAAGAACAATCTTTAAAAAATACAATGCTGCAATTGTTGGAACCAGTAACTGTGTCTTACCTGCACTTGATTCCTACAAAGAAAGAATGTTTACTATGGATGTTGCAAAACTTGAAGGTGTTAAAACTGTAGAGGATTATGATTTCTCAGAAGTAATAGAATGTGCAAAATCCTTAGGAGGATTGGAAGCAGAAGAATTAACCACTATCACTACAGGTTGGAGTGCAGGAGCTATTGTAGAACATGCAGATGCAATTAAAAAATTAGTTGAAGAAGGAAAAATCAGAAGATTCTTTGTTGTTGGTGGATGTGACAAAGCAGCAAAACACAATGACTATTACCGTGAATTCGTACAAAATCTGCCACAAGATACAGTTATATTGACATTAGCATGCGGAAAATATAAATTCAATGATTTGGATTTAGGAGATATTGAAGGAATTCCAAGATTGTTGGATGTAGGTCAATGTAATGATACAATTGTTGCAGTTGATGTGGCTGTAGCTTTATGTGAATTATTTGACATGGAATTAAATGAATTGCCGTTAACTATTGTTCTTTCATGGATGGAACAAAAAGCAGCAGCAGTACTCTGGGCATTACTATATCTTGGTAAAACTGATATGTGGATTGGACCTGTGCTTCCTGCATGGTGTAACGAAGACATTTTAAATGTCTTAGTTGGAAACTACAACTTAACACCAACTTCCGGTGATGCAATAGCTGATATTAAAACAATTATGGGGGAATAG
- a CDS encoding hydrogenase iron-sulfur subunit translates to MSEDLKIVGLLCNWCCYGGADTAGTARMQYPPNVRIIRVMCSGRISPSMIFKAFQEGADGVFVGGCHIGDCHYDAGNYKWSRRSKIVEDILEEFGIEKERFRHEWISASEGEKFKTTMEEFHKTLSKLGPLELE, encoded by the coding sequence ATGTCTGAAGATTTAAAAATAGTAGGATTATTATGTAACTGGTGTTGTTACGGTGGTGCAGATACCGCAGGAACTGCACGTATGCAATACCCACCAAATGTAAGAATCATTCGTGTAATGTGTTCTGGAAGAATTAGCCCTTCAATGATTTTCAAAGCATTCCAAGAAGGTGCAGATGGAGTATTTGTAGGAGGATGCCACATAGGAGACTGCCACTATGATGCAGGAAACTACAAATGGTCTAGAAGATCAAAAATCGTAGAAGACATTCTTGAAGAATTTGGAATAGAAAAAGAAAGATTCCGCCATGAATGGATTTCCGCATCTGAAGGAGAAAAATTCAAAACAACTATGGAAGAATTCCATAAAACTCTTTCAAAACTCGGTCCATTAGAATTAGAATAA
- a CDS encoding ADP-ribosylglycohydrolase family protein gives MKGIIGAICGDIIGSTREFNPIKTKDFKLYTKKSTFTDDTIMTLAIAKWLCEDKDSKDVLIKNLKYFGNKYPNAGYGGRFAGWLIDDSPEPYGSWANGSAMRVSPCAWVAESLEEANDLAYKSAIVTHDHLEGIKGALATSDAIYLARIGANKDEIREHIEVRYDYDLNRSVDEIRPFYSFDVSCAGSVPESIICFLDAKDFEDTIRNAVSLGGDADTQAAIAGSIAGAYYDIPKNIAYKAIHRLDYDLLNVFIDFEEKL, from the coding sequence ATGAAAGGAATTATTGGTGCAATTTGCGGAGATATTATAGGATCAACCAGGGAGTTCAATCCTATAAAAACAAAAGATTTTAAGTTATATACTAAAAAATCTACATTTACTGATGATACAATAATGACGCTGGCTATTGCTAAATGGTTATGTGAAGATAAGGATTCAAAAGACGTTTTAATTAAAAATTTAAAATATTTTGGAAATAAATATCCTAATGCAGGCTATGGGGGAAGGTTTGCCGGATGGCTTATTGATGATTCTCCAGAGCCATATGGCAGCTGGGCTAATGGTTCTGCAATGAGGGTATCTCCTTGTGCATGGGTGGCAGAATCCTTGGAGGAAGCTAATGATTTGGCATATAAATCTGCTATAGTTACTCATGATCATCTTGAAGGGATAAAAGGAGCTCTTGCAACATCTGATGCTATTTATTTGGCAAGAATTGGTGCAAATAAAGATGAGATTAGGGAACACATTGAAGTTAGATATGATTATGATTTAAATCGTAGTGTGGATGAAATAAGACCTTTTTACTCGTTTGATGTGTCATGTGCCGGAAGCGTTCCAGAATCCATAATCTGTTTTTTAGATGCAAAAGATTTTGAGGACACAATTAGAAATGCAGTCTCTTTGGGTGGTGATGCAGATACTCAGGCAGCTATTGCAGGTTCTATTGCCGGAGCGTACTATGATATTCCTAAAAATATTGCATATAAAGCAATTCATCGACTGGATTATGATTTGCTAAATGTTTTCATTGATTTTGAAGAAAAATTATGA
- a CDS encoding aldo/keto reductase codes for MRLGKTNLEVNKNGFGALPIQRCNMDEAVEILKKAYDNGINFYDTAHFYSDSEEKMGNAFEDIPRENIYLASKTGAETPQDFWSDLKTSLKSLKTDYLDLYQFHNISFVPKEDDELFHAMLEAKEKGMIRHIGITTHKITFAHDSIESGLYETLQYPFSYLSGDEEIELVKKCEKFDVGFIAMKAMGGGLINNSKASFAFLNQFDNVLPIWGIQKISELDEFLSYDENTVLDDDLKSSIESDKKELGENFCRGCGYCMPCPEEINISLCARMSLWIRRFPAEPYLTEEYQEMMNQTLNCMECYACVDNCPYELDIPELLKENYEDFQNVLSGKTKV; via the coding sequence ATGAGGCTCGGAAAAACTAACCTTGAAGTTAATAAAAATGGATTTGGTGCTCTGCCAATCCAAAGATGCAATATGGATGAAGCAGTTGAAATACTTAAAAAAGCATATGATAATGGAATAAACTTTTATGATACTGCTCATTTTTATTCAGACAGTGAAGAAAAAATGGGAAATGCATTTGAAGACATTCCACGTGAAAATATTTATCTTGCAAGTAAAACTGGAGCTGAAACTCCACAGGATTTTTGGAGTGATTTAAAAACTTCCCTTAAAAGCTTAAAAACAGATTATTTGGATTTATATCAATTCCACAATATTTCATTCGTACCTAAAGAGGACGATGAACTATTCCATGCAATGCTTGAAGCAAAAGAAAAAGGAATGATTAGACATATTGGAATAACCACACATAAAATCACATTTGCACATGACTCCATTGAAAGTGGGCTTTATGAAACCCTCCAATACCCATTTTCCTATTTGAGCGGAGATGAAGAAATAGAACTTGTTAAAAAATGTGAAAAATTCGACGTTGGTTTTATTGCAATGAAAGCTATGGGAGGAGGATTAATTAATAATTCAAAAGCCAGTTTTGCATTTTTAAATCAATTTGATAATGTTCTGCCAATTTGGGGAATTCAAAAAATTTCAGAACTTGACGAGTTTTTATCATATGATGAAAATACTGTTTTGGATGATGATTTAAAATCTTCAATTGAAAGTGATAAAAAAGAACTTGGAGAGAATTTCTGCAGAGGATGCGGATACTGCATGCCTTGTCCTGAAGAAATTAACATAAGCCTATGTGCCAGAATGTCTCTCTGGATTAGAAGATTTCCAGCTGAGCCATACCTAACTGAAGAATATCAGGAAATGATGAATCAGACATTGAACTGTATGGAATGCTATGCATGTGTTGACAACTGCCCCTACGAACTGGACATTCCGGAACTCTTAAAGGAAAACTACGAAGATTTCCAAAACGTATTATCCGGAAAAACCAAGGTGTAA
- a CDS encoding molybdopterin-dependent oxidoreductase: protein MLEIKHTLCPSCSVGCGINVVLNDGEIVGTFPYKRHPVNAGKNCLNGRNSIDCYKNKFDDVNVDSLIGDVSKELKSASDVTVICSGNSSIDEIEAIKEFAESNGYNIGFYADNLKNYDEVASYEDIENAEKVFVIGDLLYENPLIGRRIVHAKQNGAKISAFVNSEASVTFNIADECFNDSVAEFLDAVKDNVDESSVLIFNQIDNAGDLEKIDALGCKLLPVFSKSNSKGALSILEPKSKEEMFELLDNTKLLLVFDDDIADELEYDFSKISKIISFAPCANKTTEISDIVVPIKTWLEKDGSFVNAMGETQSFNAAVESDVLSEIEVIEKLNG, encoded by the coding sequence ATGTTGGAGATTAAGCACACATTATGTCCATCCTGCAGTGTAGGTTGCGGCATTAATGTTGTTTTAAATGATGGTGAAATAGTAGGGACTTTTCCTTATAAAAGACACCCTGTAAATGCGGGTAAAAATTGTTTGAATGGAAGAAATTCCATTGACTGTTATAAAAACAAGTTTGATGATGTAAATGTAGACAGTTTAATTGGTGATGTTTCAAAAGAATTAAAATCTGCTTCTGACGTCACTGTAATTTGTTCTGGTAACAGTAGTATTGATGAAATTGAAGCAATAAAAGAATTTGCAGAATCTAATGGGTATAACATTGGATTTTATGCAGATAATTTAAAAAATTATGATGAAGTTGCTTCTTATGAAGATATTGAAAATGCGGAAAAGGTTTTTGTAATTGGCGATCTTTTATACGAAAATCCATTGATTGGAAGAAGAATTGTCCATGCAAAACAAAACGGAGCTAAAATTTCTGCATTTGTAAACTCTGAAGCTTCAGTAACATTTAATATTGCAGATGAATGCTTTAATGACTCTGTTGCCGAATTTTTAGATGCTGTTAAAGATAATGTTGATGAATCTTCAGTATTGATATTCAATCAAATCGACAATGCTGGGGATTTGGAAAAAATTGATGCACTTGGCTGTAAATTGTTACCGGTATTCAGTAAATCTAATTCAAAAGGTGCTTTAAGCATTTTAGAACCTAAATCAAAAGAAGAAATGTTTGAATTATTGGATAATACTAAATTATTACTGGTATTTGATGATGATATTGCTGATGAATTGGAATATGATTTTTCAAAAATATCCAAAATAATCAGTTTTGCTCCATGTGCAAATAAAACAACTGAAATTTCAGATATTGTTGTTCCAATTAAAACATGGCTTGAAAAAGATGGATCATTTGTAAATGCAATGGGTGAAACCCAATCTTTCAATGCTGCAGTTGAATCTGATGTTTTAAGTGAAATTGAGGTAATTGAAAAATTAAACGGATAA
- the idsA gene encoding short chain isoprenyl diphosphate synthase IdsA: MSDVKEVLGSYSTDITKTIEEELAKITPENLAEASVYLTRAGGKMLRPALTLITAEAVGGKKENALKAGAAIELIHTFSLIHDDIMDQDDMRRGMPSVHKVWGDDVAILAGDTLFSKAFEIIVGSEGTSSMQNNMTLATVADACVKICEGQALDMGFEDRFDVSEEEYMEMIFKKTGALIAAATKSGAIMGGASEEVIDSMYEYGRLIGLAFQIQDDYLDIASDEETLGKPIGSDIGKGKMTIIAIKGLASVDDDRLLEILKSENNSQDDIDEAIEILTNCGAIEYARNLALESVDQAKEVLEILPDSSFKQVLVNIADFVLERSS, encoded by the coding sequence ATGAGTGATGTAAAAGAGGTACTTGGAAGTTATTCAACTGACATTACTAAAACTATTGAAGAAGAATTAGCTAAAATTACTCCAGAAAATCTTGCAGAGGCATCAGTTTATCTCACAAGAGCTGGAGGAAAAATGCTCAGGCCAGCATTAACTTTAATCACTGCTGAAGCTGTTGGTGGGAAAAAAGAAAATGCTCTTAAAGCGGGAGCTGCAATTGAATTGATTCATACATTTTCATTAATTCATGATGATATCATGGATCAAGATGATATGAGAAGGGGAATGCCTTCTGTCCATAAAGTATGGGGAGACGATGTTGCAATTCTTGCGGGAGACACTCTATTTTCAAAAGCATTTGAAATAATTGTTGGGTCTGAAGGAACAAGTTCCATGCAAAACAACATGACTTTAGCTACTGTTGCTGATGCATGTGTTAAAATTTGTGAAGGTCAGGCTTTAGATATGGGATTTGAAGACAGGTTTGACGTTTCAGAAGAGGAATATATGGAAATGATTTTCAAAAAAACTGGTGCATTGATAGCTGCAGCAACAAAATCAGGAGCTATAATGGGTGGTGCATCAGAAGAAGTCATTGATTCAATGTATGAATATGGCCGTTTGATAGGACTTGCCTTCCAGATTCAGGATGATTATCTGGACATTGCTTCTGATGAAGAAACATTGGGTAAGCCAATTGGTTCAGACATTGGAAAAGGTAAAATGACCATCATTGCAATTAAAGGTTTGGCCAGTGTTGATGATGACAGATTGCTTGAAATCTTAAAATCTGAAAATAATTCTCAGGATGATATAGATGAAGCGATTGAAATTTTAACAAATTGTGGTGCCATTGAATATGCTCGCAATTTGGCACTAGAATCTGTTGACCAAGCAAAAGAAGTACTTGAAATATTGCCTGATTCTTCATTTAAACAGGTACTTGTAAACATTGCAGATTTTGTACTTGAGAGAAGTTCATAA
- a CDS encoding Coenzyme F420 hydrogenase/dehydrogenase, beta subunit C-terminal domain, whose product MIMSYVLAKSQNDEIHKAGECGGAVTSILKYLLDEEIVDGVLAISPCDDVYDGIPTFVTNSEDLMKTAGSYHCAPTMIGDLVQKYLFDKKVAVTAKPCDMRAIEELITRHKINKDNIYVIGLNCGGTVPPVAGRKMIDLFYEADPDDVVSEEIDKGQFIIELADGSEEAVKIHDLENEGYGRRTNCQRCDVKIPRKANIACGNWGAEDGWTFIEINDEKGQEMIDGAKKAGILETKNPAEPAIEGRKKVEGIMIKMANKIQDKMYPTVNEMDDWNRCISCYACRDVCPICWCYENCELNKPFFKDAQNVPPSPIAFQGVRLSHMSFSCVDCGQCDDVCPMDIPVSLIFDKLQKKYYNRTGYVAGVSDDVKPPLYSPEKTEL is encoded by the coding sequence ATTATTATGAGTTATGTTTTAGCAAAATCTCAAAATGATGAAATACATAAAGCAGGTGAATGTGGGGGAGCTGTAACCAGTATTCTTAAATATTTGCTTGATGAAGAAATTGTAGATGGAGTTTTAGCAATAAGTCCTTGTGATGACGTATATGATGGTATACCAACTTTTGTAACCAACTCTGAGGATTTAATGAAAACTGCTGGTTCTTATCACTGTGCACCTACAATGATTGGAGACCTTGTTCAAAAATACTTGTTTGACAAAAAAGTTGCAGTTACAGCAAAACCTTGTGATATGAGGGCTATTGAAGAGCTTATTACAAGACACAAAATCAATAAAGACAATATTTATGTCATTGGTTTAAACTGTGGTGGAACTGTTCCTCCTGTTGCAGGTAGAAAAATGATTGACTTGTTCTATGAAGCAGACCCTGATGATGTTGTAAGTGAAGAAATTGATAAAGGTCAATTTATCATAGAACTTGCAGACGGTTCAGAAGAAGCAGTCAAAATACACGACCTTGAAAATGAAGGATACGGACGTCGTACCAACTGTCAAAGATGTGATGTAAAAATCCCAAGAAAAGCAAACATTGCCTGTGGAAACTGGGGAGCAGAAGATGGATGGACTTTCATTGAAATCAATGATGAAAAAGGCCAAGAAATGATTGATGGTGCAAAAAAGGCAGGAATTTTAGAAACTAAAAATCCAGCTGAACCTGCAATTGAAGGCAGGAAAAAAGTCGAAGGCATCATGATTAAGATGGCTAATAAGATTCAGGATAAAATGTATCCTACAGTCAATGAAATGGACGATTGGAATAGATGCATTAGTTGTTATGCTTGCCGTGATGTTTGTCCTATCTGCTGGTGTTATGAAAACTGTGAATTAAACAAGCCATTCTTTAAAGATGCACAAAACGTACCGCCAAGCCCTATTGCATTCCAAGGTGTAAGGTTATCACACATGAGTTTCAGCTGCGTAGACTGTGGTCAGTGTGATGATGTATGTCCAATGGACATTCCTGTTTCATTAATCTTTGATAAATTGCAGAAAAAATACTATAATAGAACTGGCTATGTAGCTGGAGTTTCAGATGATGTAAAACCTCCGTTATACAGTCCAGAAAAAACTGAATTATGA